One genomic window of Odocoileus virginianus isolate 20LAN1187 ecotype Illinois chromosome 8, Ovbor_1.2, whole genome shotgun sequence includes the following:
- the RFXAP gene encoding regulatory factor X-associated protein, translating into MHPCGGQDEAAAEGVLRQAPALGGSGGPGKPVRYLCEVAGDGEEEAGEDEADLLDTSDPPGGGESTASLEDLEDEETHSGGEGGGGGARRRGSGGGGGGGGLSKTCTYEGCSETTSQVAKQRKPWMCKKHRNKMYKDKYKKKKSDQALNCGGAGASGSSGNVKLEESADNILSIVKQKTGSFGDRPARPTLLEQVLNQKRLSLLRSPEVVQFLQKQQQLLNQQVLEQRQQQFPGTSV; encoded by the exons ATGCACCCCTGTGGAGGGCAGGACGAAGCCGCGGCCGAGGGCGTCCTGCGGCAGGCTCCGGCCCTGGGGGGCAGCGGCGGACCCGGCAAGCCCGTTCGGTACCTGTGCGAAGTGGCCGGGGATGGCGAGGAGGAGGCGGGGGAGGACGAGGCCGACCTGCTGGACACCTCAGACCCCCCGGGAGGAGGCGAGAGCACAGCCAGTTTGGAGGATCTGGAGGACGAGGAGACCCACTCGGGGGGCGAGGGCGGCGGCGGGGGAGCCCGGAGACGGGGtagcggtggcggcggcggcggcggcggcctgaGCAAGACCTGCACGTACGAGGGCTGCAGCGAGACCACGAGTCAGGTGGCCAAGCAGCGCAAGCCGTGGATGTGCAAGAAGCACCGCAACAAGATGTACAAGGacaaatacaagaaaaagaaaagcgaCCAGGCCCTGAACTGCGGTGGGGCCGGCGCGTCTGGCAGCTCAGGAAACGTCAAACTGGAG GAAAGTGCAGACAACATACTCTCCATTGTAAAACAAAAAACGGGATCTTTTGGAGATCGACCTGCAAGACCTACTCTTTTAGAACAAGTGTTAAATCAAAAAAGACTG tCATTACTAAGAAGTCCAGAAGTGGTACAGTTTTTACAGAAACAGCAGCAGCTATTAAATCAGCAAGTTTTGGAGCAAAGACAACAGCAGTTTCCAGGAACATCAGTGTGA